The following proteins are co-located in the Mycolicibacterium goodii genome:
- the rpmE gene encoding 50S ribosomal protein L31 gives MKTGIHPEYVDTTVQCGCGNSFTTRSTKQSGTIVVEVCSQCHPFYTGKQKILDSGGRVARFEKRYGKRNKAAADK, from the coding sequence ATGAAAACAGGCATTCATCCTGAGTACGTCGATACGACCGTGCAGTGCGGTTGCGGCAACAGCTTCACCACCCGCAGCACCAAGCAGAGCGGCACGATCGTCGTCGAGGTCTGCTCGCAGTGCCACCCGTTCTACACCGGCAAGCAGAAGATCCTCGACAGCGGCGGCCGCGTGGCGCGCTTCGAGAAGCGCTACGGCAAGCGCAACAAGGCTGCAGCCGACAAGTAG
- the prfA gene encoding peptide chain release factor 1: MSGTDTAPAIEAILAEHADLERQLADPALHADAAAARRVGRRFAQVSPIVATHRKLEAARGDLEAARELAADDASFAAEVTELTAKVAELDDQLTDLLAPRDPHDADDIVLEVKSGEGGEESALFAADLARMYIRYAERHGWTVTVLDETTSDLGGYKDATLSIRSKGDTADGVWSRLKFEGGVHRVQRVPVTESQGRVHTSAAGVLVYPEPEEVEEVQIDESDLRIDVYRSSGKGGQGVNTTDSAVRITHLPTGIVVTCQNERSQLQNKARAMQVLAARLQALAEEQAEADASADRASQIRTVDRSERIRTYNFPENRIADHRINFKAHNLDQVLDGDMDALLDALAAADKQSRLQQV, from the coding sequence GTGAGCGGCACGGATACCGCACCGGCAATTGAGGCGATCCTGGCCGAGCACGCCGACCTCGAGCGCCAGCTGGCCGATCCGGCGCTGCATGCCGACGCCGCGGCCGCCCGCAGGGTGGGGCGCCGGTTCGCGCAGGTGTCGCCGATCGTCGCCACCCACCGCAAGCTCGAAGCCGCGCGCGGCGACCTGGAGGCGGCCCGCGAACTCGCGGCCGACGACGCCAGCTTCGCCGCCGAGGTCACCGAGCTCACCGCCAAGGTCGCCGAACTCGACGACCAGCTGACCGACCTGCTCGCCCCGCGTGACCCGCACGACGCCGACGACATCGTCCTGGAGGTGAAGTCCGGCGAAGGCGGCGAGGAATCGGCCCTGTTCGCCGCCGACCTCGCGCGCATGTACATCCGCTACGCCGAGCGGCACGGATGGACCGTGACCGTGCTCGACGAGACCACCTCCGACCTGGGCGGCTACAAGGACGCCACGCTGTCGATCCGCAGCAAGGGCGACACCGCCGACGGCGTGTGGTCGCGGCTGAAGTTCGAAGGCGGCGTGCACCGCGTGCAGCGGGTGCCGGTCACCGAATCGCAGGGCCGCGTGCACACCTCGGCCGCCGGCGTGCTGGTCTACCCCGAACCCGAAGAGGTCGAGGAAGTCCAGATCGACGAGTCCGATCTGCGTATCGACGTCTACCGGTCCTCGGGCAAGGGCGGTCAGGGCGTCAACACCACCGACTCCGCGGTGCGCATCACGCACCTGCCCACCGGCATCGTGGTGACCTGCCAGAACGAGCGGTCGCAGCTGCAGAACAAGGCCCGCGCCATGCAGGTGCTCGCGGCCCGGTTGCAGGCCCTGGCCGAAGAGCAGGCCGAGGCCGACGCGTCGGCCGACCGGGCCAGCCAGATCCGCACGGTCGACCGCAGCGAGCGGATCCGCACCTACAACTTCCCGGAGAACCGGATCGCCGACCATCGCATCAACTTCAAGGCGCACAACCTCGATCAGGTGCTCGACGGCGACATGGACGCGCTGCTCGACGCGCTCGCCGCGGCCGACAAACAGTCCCGCCTGCAGCAGGTTTGA
- the prmC gene encoding peptide chain release factor N(5)-glutamine methyltransferase has product MTRLRSAIEAATATLADAGVASPRIDAELLAAHALGTERGRLMLVDDPGPEALSVFTELVAARARRIPLQHLVGTAAFGPLTLEVGPGVFIPRPETEALLEWALAQQLRRDAVIVDLCAGTGALALALAHRHPGARVLAVEDSPAALKYTKRNTAGTAVEVIAADVTAADLLPELDDGVDLVVSNPPYIPEGADLDPEVADHDPAHALFGGPDGMAVIGPIVALAARWLRADGKCGIEHDDTTSARTVEEFARNGHFTDVAARHDLTGRPRFVTATRIARS; this is encoded by the coding sequence ATGACGCGTCTGCGCTCCGCGATCGAGGCCGCGACGGCCACGCTTGCCGACGCGGGCGTCGCCTCGCCGCGCATCGACGCCGAACTGCTGGCCGCGCACGCGCTGGGCACCGAGCGCGGCAGGCTCATGCTCGTCGACGATCCCGGACCGGAGGCGCTGTCGGTCTTCACCGAACTCGTCGCGGCGCGGGCCCGGCGGATCCCGCTGCAACACCTCGTCGGCACCGCGGCGTTCGGACCGCTCACGCTCGAGGTGGGGCCCGGGGTGTTCATCCCGCGGCCGGAGACCGAGGCGCTGCTGGAATGGGCGCTGGCACAGCAACTTCGCCGCGACGCGGTGATCGTCGACCTGTGCGCCGGCACCGGTGCGCTCGCGCTGGCACTGGCCCACCGGCACCCCGGCGCCCGCGTCCTCGCCGTCGAGGACTCCCCGGCCGCGCTCAAGTACACGAAACGCAACACCGCAGGCACCGCGGTCGAGGTGATCGCCGCCGACGTCACGGCTGCCGATCTGCTGCCCGAACTCGACGACGGCGTGGATCTCGTGGTGTCCAACCCGCCCTACATTCCCGAAGGCGCCGACCTGGACCCCGAGGTCGCCGACCACGACCCCGCACACGCACTGTTCGGCGGACCGGACGGCATGGCCGTCATCGGACCCATCGTGGCGCTCGCGGCGCGCTGGCTGCGTGCCGACGGGAAATGCGGCATCGAACACGACGACACCACCTCGGCACGCACGGTCGAGGAGTTCGCCCGCAACGGCCACTTCACCGACGTGGCCGCCCGCCACGACCTGACCGGCCGCCCCCGCTTTGTCACGGCGACCCGGATTGCGCGAAGCTGA
- a CDS encoding L-threonylcarbamoyladenylate synthase, with amino-acid sequence MTELFDCSDPEQRAIGIGSAVSAVKGGRLVVMPTDTVYGIGADAFDSGAVGALLAAKGRGRDMPVGVLVGSWTTIDGLVYSVPRTARELIRAFWPGALSLVVHQAPSLQWDLGDTRGSVMLRMPLHPVAIELLREVGPMAVSSANISGRPAAGTAAEAREQLGDLVEVYLDGGPAENQAASTIVDLTGTRPRILRTGPISAEDIARVLDMEVATLTATLTE; translated from the coding sequence GTGACCGAGCTGTTCGACTGTTCCGACCCCGAGCAGCGCGCCATCGGTATCGGCTCCGCGGTGAGCGCGGTCAAGGGTGGCCGGCTCGTGGTGATGCCCACCGACACCGTCTACGGCATCGGCGCCGACGCATTCGACTCCGGGGCGGTCGGTGCGCTGCTCGCGGCCAAGGGCCGTGGCCGCGACATGCCGGTCGGCGTGCTCGTCGGCTCGTGGACCACCATCGACGGTCTGGTGTACTCGGTTCCGCGCACCGCCCGCGAGCTGATCAGGGCATTCTGGCCGGGCGCGCTGAGCCTGGTCGTGCACCAGGCGCCGTCGCTGCAGTGGGATCTGGGGGACACCCGCGGCAGCGTGATGCTGCGGATGCCGCTGCACCCCGTGGCCATCGAGCTGCTGCGCGAGGTCGGCCCCATGGCGGTGTCGAGCGCCAACATCTCCGGACGTCCCGCGGCGGGCACGGCCGCCGAGGCGCGCGAACAACTCGGCGATCTGGTCGAGGTGTACCTCGACGGCGGGCCCGCCGAGAACCAGGCCGCGTCCACGATCGTCGACCTGACCGGCACCCGACCGCGCATCCTGCGCACCGGACCGATCAGCGCCGAGGACATCGCACGCGTCCTGGACATGGAAGTCGCGACACTCACGGCAACTTTGACGGAGTGA